The genomic DNA ATACTTTATTATTATACTTACAAGGTATCAAAGAGTATTTGGTTTGTTTATTAGGAGTATTAAGCTATTTGTAACTTTTATCCGATATAATTATGTTTATTAACATAATGAAAGATAACATAATGTTTATTAACCGTATTAATGAATTACAAGCTTTAAATGACGAATACGCCAAAGACGGTGTGAGATTTGCAGTGATATATGGTCGACGAAGAGTCGGTAAAACCGCACTTATAAGCGAGTTTATGAAAGGAAAAGCGGGCGTGTATCACTATGCGACTACTAGTCCGAACTCTGCAAATGAGCTTGGCAGGAGTCTAGCCGCAGCGTTACATATCCCATTGTCTCATAAGCTGAAATTTAAAAATTTTACCGAAGTATTTGAGCTGCTTATGGAATATATGCCCAAAAAAAGCACGAACGATACACCGCAAAAACTCATCATAGCCATAGACGAATTTCAGAATTTAGCTGTTGCCGACAGGAATTTCATCAGCGAATTTCAACGTATATTTGACACGATAATAGCAAAATCAAACGTTATGCTTATCATTTGCGGTTCTGTGATTTCGATGATGCACTCTTTGGCGCTTGATTATCAAGCTCCTTTATACGGTAGACGCACGGTAAATTTTCACGTCAAACCGCTAAAATTTAAGCACATAAAAGAGTTTTTACCTAGCTTATCAAAACTAGATCAAATACTTATATATACATCATTTGGCACGATACCAAAGTACTTACAAAGCTATGAAGAAAACAAAGATTTTGTATTAAATTTGAAAAACAACATTTTAGATAAAAATTCATATCTTTACAGCGAAGGACAGTTTCTTTTAAATTCCGAAATCACGGAACCCGCGAGTTATTTTAGTATACTAGAAAGCATCAGCAAAGGCAATACGAAAATCGGCTCGATAGCAAGCAGTTTAGGAGTAAGCTCAACATATCTCACTAGATATCTAGCTAAACTAGTTCAGTTGGATTTAGTCGAAAAAGAAATTCCTATAACAGAGCAA from Campylobacter fetus subsp. fetus includes the following:
- a CDS encoding ATP-binding protein: MFINRINELQALNDEYAKDGVRFAVIYGRRRVGKTALISEFMKGKAGVYHYATTSPNSANELGRSLAAALHIPLSHKLKFKNFTEVFELLMEYMPKKSTNDTPQKLIIAIDEFQNLAVADRNFISEFQRIFDTIIAKSNVMLIICGSVISMMHSLALDYQAPLYGRRTVNFHVKPLKFKHIKEFLPSLSKLDQILIYTSFGTIPKYLQSYEENKDFVLNLKNNILDKNSYLYSEGQFLLNSEITEPASYFSILESISKGNTKIGSIASSLGVSSTYLTRYLAKLVQLDLVEKEIPITEQNPLKSKFGRYRIVDKYLNFWFYYVYKNYSLLEISNQEAVLNEIKLNFYDKFVSFAFEDVVKEMILDNPKELIGFIPTKVGRWWDNKNEIDLVALGEKNICFIECKWQNNAHTQKVLSHLVEKSKNLINDKIPSYKVFTKEWFLTT